A region from the Antennarius striatus isolate MH-2024 chromosome 24, ASM4005453v1, whole genome shotgun sequence genome encodes:
- the zeb2b gene encoding zinc finger E-box-binding homeobox 2b isoform X1: MKQEIMADGPRCKRRKQANPRRKNALNYENVVETGSETEEDDKLPVSEEDPLMNGVGSPASLTNPEASPHAESHGLLTKEEEDDEMRDSGVEHIWPDNDMLSASVDGTDEIKDDFDALGSDATLQAVGNGTVKSIDCTSEFEDFFAKRKLDDGDSHVVSIAEYLQRGDTAIIYPEAPEELSRLGTPEATCPEENDLPPGTPDAFAQLLTCPYCDRGYKRLTSLKEHIKYRHEKNEENFSCPLCNYTFAYRTQLERHMATHKPARDQHQLLNQAAGNRKFKCTECGKAFKYKHHLKEHLRIHSGEKPYECPNCKKRFSHSGSYSSHISSKKCIGLIAVNGRMRSNMKTGSSPTSASSSPTNTAITQLRQKLENGKPLGLPEHNNHLSIKAEPLDFNDYKLMMTSHGFGASGPFMNGGMGGNSPLGVHHNSTAQSPLQHLGISGLESQLLCYPGPIGNNLSEVQKVLQIVDNTVCRQKMDCKPEELSKLKAYMKELGSQVEEQKQMLTQVGPQIGLPLVNHNGATKSIIDYTLEKVNEAKACLQSLTTDSKRQISNIKREKPNHMLEGGVEEKVQENNMFTPYACQYCKETFPGPIPLHQHERYLCKMNEEIKAVLQPSENLMPNKPGIFMEKNAHLPPSMLSEKGLNAPLNPYRDHMSVLKAYFAMNMEPNSEELLKISIAVGLPQEFVKEWFEQRKMYQYGSTRTPPLEHRNSMDMVLGTNNHHTPTKDSMAARSPVSLVKPPDCITSPSIAEFHNNINNCDRHLKNHHYGGSAKPTGEKLDHSRSNTPSPLNLSSTSSKNSHSSSYTPNSLTSEDLQAEPLDLSLPRLMKEPKHALTVKSRPKVNSISVDHSSIPSPREHFEEPLNLAYLKKEFSGSTNNGSLEKSTSPIFGINPFAAKPLYTSLPPQSAFPPATFMPPMQASIPGLRPYPGMDQMGFLPHMAYTYAAGAATFAEMQHRRKYQRKPGFQGDLLDGTPDYMSGLDDMTDPDSCLSRKKIKKTESGMYACDLCDKTFQKSSSLLRHKYEHTGKRPHQCQICKKAFKHKHHLIEHSRLHSGEKPYQCDKCGKRFSHSGSYSQHMNHRYSYCKREAEEREAAEREAREKGHLEPTELLMSRAYLQGMTPQGYPELAERETILRHEAAVNGGIREGPKEVDGTYAKMGRRDVFEEEEEESKSMDTDPDTLRDEEENGEHSMDDSSLDGKTETKSDHEDTMEDGV; encoded by the exons CTCTGAACTACGAGAACGTGGTGGAGACGGGCTCGGAGACGGAGGAGGACGACAAGCTGCCGGTGTCGGAGGAAGACCCCCTGATGAACGGCGTGGGAAGCCCCGCCAGCCTCACCAACCCCGAGGCGTCGCCGCACGCCGAGAGCCACGGCCTGCTcaccaaggaggaggaggacgacgagATGCGGGATAGCGGCGTGGAGCACATCTGGCCCGACAACGACATGCTGAGCGCCTCGGTGGACGGTACAG atgaaataaaagatgACTTCGACGCCTTGGGGAGCGACGCCACGCTGCAGGCGGTTGGAAACGGTACAG TCAAGAGCATCGATTGCACTTCAGAGTTCGAGGACTTCTTCGCTAAGCGGAAGCTGGACGACGGCGACAGTCACGTGGTGAGCATCGCCGAGTACCTGCAGCGCGGCGACACCGCCATCATCTACCCGGAGGCGCCGGAGGAGCTGTCCCGCCTGGGGACGCCGGAGGCCACCTGTCCCGAGGAGAACG ACCTGCCACCTGGAACGCCAGATGCCTTCGCCCAACTGTTGACCTGCCCCTACTGCGACCGGGGCTACAAGCGTCTGACGTCGCTGAAGGAACACATCAAGTACCGCCATGAGAAGAACGAGGAGAACTTCTCCTGCCCCCTGTGCAACTACACGTTTGCCTACCGCACTCAGCTGGAGAGGCATATGGCCACACACAAGCCCGCCAGGGATCAG CACCAACTGCTCAACCAAGCGGCCGGCAATCGCAAGTTCAAATGCACCGAGTGTGGAAAGGCCTTCAAATACAAGCACCATCTGAAGGAGCACCTCCGGATCCACAGCG GTGAAAAACCATACGAGTGCCCCAACTGCAAGAAGCGCTTCTCCCACTCCGGATCCTACAGCTCCCACATCAGTAGCAAAAAGTGCATCGGCCTCATCGCCGTCAACGGCCGAATGCGCAGCAACATGAAGACAGGCTCCTCCCCaacctccgcctcctcctcgcCCACCAACACCGCTATCACCCAGCTGAGGCAGAAGCTGGAGAACGGCAAGCCCCTGGGCCTCCCCGAACACAACAACCACCTGAGCATCAAGGCCGAGCCGCTGGACTTCAACGACTACAAGCTCATGATGACGTCTCATGGATTTGGCGCTTCTGGGCCGTTCATGAACGGAGGCATGGGGGGGAACAGCCCACTGGGGGTTCACCACAACTCCACGGCCCAGAGCCCCTTGCAGCACCTTGGGATCAGCGGGCTGGAGTCGCAGCTCCTGTGTTACCCGGGCCCCATCGGGAACAATCTGAGCGAGGTCCAGAAGGTCCTCCAGATCGTGGACAACACTGTGTGCAGGCAGAAAATGGACTGCAAGCCGGAAGAGCTCTCCAAGCTCAAGGCATACATGAAAGAGCTGGGCTCTCAGGTGGAGGAGCAGAAGCAGATGCTGACGCAAGTCGGGCCTCAGATCGGTCTTCCCCTGGTCAATCACAACGGCGCCACCAAAAGCATCATCGACTACACCTTAGAAAAAGTAAACGAAGCCAAAGCCTGCCTCCAGAGCTTGACCACAGACTCGAAGAGACAGATTAGCAATATCAAACGAGAGAAACCCAACCACATGCTTGAAGGAGGTGTGGAGGAGAAGGTGCAGGAAAATAACATGTTTACACCTTATGCTTGCCAATACTGCAAAGAGACCTTCCCCGGGCCGATACCTCTGCATCAGCACGAACGCTACCTGTGTAAAATGAACGAGGAGATCAAGGCTGTGCTGCAGCCCAGCGAGAACCTGATGCCCAACAAACCGGGGATATTCATGGAGAAAAACGCCCACTTACCCCCCTCCATGTTGTCCGAGAAGGGACTCAACGCACCCCTCAACCCTTACAGGGACCACATGTCTGTGCTGAAGGCGTATTTCGCCATGAACATGGAGCCCAACTCGGAGGAGCTGCTCAAGATTTCCATAGCGGTCGGCCTTCCTCAGGAATTTGTCAAGGAGTGGTTCGAGCAGCGGAAGATGTACCAATACGGCAGCACCAGGACGCCCCCGCTGGAGCACAGGAACAGCATGGACATGGTCCTTGGGACAAACAACCACCACACTCCAACAAAAGACTCTATGGCAGCTAGGTCCCCTGTGTCTCTGGTCAAACCACCGGACTGCATCACCTCGCCCTCCATCGCCGAGTTCCataacaacatcaacaactgtGACAGACATTTGAAAAACCACCACTACGGCGGAAGCGCCAAACCCACGGGTGAAAAGTTGGACCACTCCCGCAGCAACACTCCTTCCCCGCTAAATCTGTCGTCCACATCTTCCAAAAACTCCCACAGCAGCTCGTACACTCCGAACAGCTTGACTTCTGAAGACCTGCAGGCCGAGCCACTGGACCTCTCTCTGCCCAGACTCATGAAGGAACCCAAGCATGCACTGACCGTCAAGAGCCGGCCCAAGGTCAACAGCATCAGCGTCGACCACAGCAGCATCCCCTCCCCTCGAGAGCACTTTGAGGAGCCTCTGAATCTGGCTTATCTCAAGAAGGAATTCTCAGGCTCCACCAACAACGGCAGCCTTGAGAAGAGCACCAGCCCAATCTTCGGCATCAACCCCTTCGCTGCCAAACCCCTGTACACCTCGCTCCCGCCTCAGAGCGCCTTCCCTCCGGCCACCTTCATGCCCCCCATGCAGGCCAGCATACCCGGCCTCAGGCCCTATCCAGGCATGGATCAAATGGGCTTCCTACCACACATGGCCTACACTTACGCAGCAGGGGCGGCGACTTTTGCCGAGATGCAGCACAGGAGGAAGTACCAGCGGAAACCCGGTTTCCAG GGGGACCTGCTCGACGGTACTCCAGATTACATGTCAGGGCTGGACGACATGACAGACCCCGACTCCTGTCTGTCGCGGAAGAAGATTAAGAAGACCGAAAGTGGTATGTACGCGTGTGACTTGTGCGACAAAACATTCCAGAAGAGCAGTTCCCTTCTCAGACACAAATATGAACACACAG GCAAGAGGCCGCATCAGTGCCAGATCTGCAAGAAAgccttcaaacacaaacaccatcTCATCGAACACTCCAGACTGCACTCCGGGGAGAAACCCTACCAGTGCGACAAGTGTGGGAAGAGGTTCTCCCACTCGGGCTCCTACTCGCAGCACATGAACCACCGCTACTCCTACTGCAAGCGGGAGGCCGAGGAGCGGGAGGCGGCCGAGAGGGAGGCCCGAGAGAAGGGCCACCTGGAGCCCACGGAGCTGCTGATGAGCCGGGCGTACTTGCAGGGCATGACTCCTCAGGGTTACCCGGAGCTGGCGGAGCGCGAGACCATCCTGAGACACGAGGCGGCGGTGAACGGCGGGATCAGAGAGGGACCGAAGGAAGTGGACGGAACGTATGCAAAGATGGGACGGAGGGACGtgtttgaggaggaggaggaggagagtaaGAGCATGGACACGGACCCGGACACGTTGAGGGACGAGGAGGAGAACGGAGAGCACTCGATGGACGATAGCTCGCTGGACGGCAAAACGGAAACCAAATCGGATCACGAGGACACGATGGAGGACGGCGTGTAA
- the zeb2b gene encoding zinc finger E-box-binding homeobox 2b isoform X2 yields MKQEIMADGPRCKRRKQANPRRKNALNYENVVETGSETEEDDKLPVSEEDPLMNGVGSPASLTNPEASPHAESHGLLTKEEEDDEMRDSGVEHIWPDNDMLSASVDGTDEIKDDFDALGSDATLQAVGNGTVKSIDCTSEFEDFFAKRKLDDGDSHVVSIAEYLQRGDTAIIYPEAPEELSRLGTPEATCPEENDLPPGTPDAFAQLLTCPYCDRGYKRLTSLKEHIKYRHEKNEENFSCPLCNYTFAYRTQLERHMATHKPARDQHQLLNQAAGNRKFKCTECGKAFKYKHHLKEHLRIHSGEKPYECPNCKKRFSHSGSYSSHISSKKCIGLIAVNGRMRSNMKTGSSPTSASSSPTNTAITQLRQKLENGKPLGLPEHNNHLSIKAEPLDFNDYKLMMTSHGFGASGPFMNGGMGGNSPLGVHHNSTAQSPLQHLGISGLESQLLCYPGPIGNNLSEVQKVLQIVDNTVCRQKMDCKPEELSKLKAYMKELGSQVEEQKQMLTQVGPQIGLPLVNHNGATKSIIDYTLEKVNEAKACLQSLTTDSKRQISNIKREKPNHMLEGGVEEKVQENNMFTPYACQYCKETFPGPIPLHQHERYLCKMNEEIKAVLQPSENLMPNKPGIFMEKNAHLPPSMLSEKGLNAPLNPYRDHMSVLKAYFAMNMEPNSEELLKISIAVGLPQEFVKEWFEQRKMYQYGSTRTPPLEHRNSMDMVLGTNNHHTPTKDSMAARSPVSLVKPPDCITSPSIAEFHNNINNCDRHLKNHHYGGSAKPTGEKLDHSRSNTPSPLNLSSTSSKNSHSSSYTPNSLTSEDLQAEPLDLSLPRLMKEPKHALTVKSRPKVNSISVDHSSIPSPREHFEEPLNLAYLKKEFSGSTNNGSLEKSTSPIFGINPFAAKPLYTSLPPQSAFPPATFMPPMQASIPGLRPYPGMDQMGFLPHMAYTYAAGAATFAEMQHRRKYQRKPGFQGDLLDGTPDYMSGLDDMTDPDSCLSRKKIKKTESGKRPHQCQICKKAFKHKHHLIEHSRLHSGEKPYQCDKCGKRFSHSGSYSQHMNHRYSYCKREAEEREAAEREAREKGHLEPTELLMSRAYLQGMTPQGYPELAERETILRHEAAVNGGIREGPKEVDGTYAKMGRRDVFEEEEEESKSMDTDPDTLRDEEENGEHSMDDSSLDGKTETKSDHEDTMEDGV; encoded by the exons CTCTGAACTACGAGAACGTGGTGGAGACGGGCTCGGAGACGGAGGAGGACGACAAGCTGCCGGTGTCGGAGGAAGACCCCCTGATGAACGGCGTGGGAAGCCCCGCCAGCCTCACCAACCCCGAGGCGTCGCCGCACGCCGAGAGCCACGGCCTGCTcaccaaggaggaggaggacgacgagATGCGGGATAGCGGCGTGGAGCACATCTGGCCCGACAACGACATGCTGAGCGCCTCGGTGGACGGTACAG atgaaataaaagatgACTTCGACGCCTTGGGGAGCGACGCCACGCTGCAGGCGGTTGGAAACGGTACAG TCAAGAGCATCGATTGCACTTCAGAGTTCGAGGACTTCTTCGCTAAGCGGAAGCTGGACGACGGCGACAGTCACGTGGTGAGCATCGCCGAGTACCTGCAGCGCGGCGACACCGCCATCATCTACCCGGAGGCGCCGGAGGAGCTGTCCCGCCTGGGGACGCCGGAGGCCACCTGTCCCGAGGAGAACG ACCTGCCACCTGGAACGCCAGATGCCTTCGCCCAACTGTTGACCTGCCCCTACTGCGACCGGGGCTACAAGCGTCTGACGTCGCTGAAGGAACACATCAAGTACCGCCATGAGAAGAACGAGGAGAACTTCTCCTGCCCCCTGTGCAACTACACGTTTGCCTACCGCACTCAGCTGGAGAGGCATATGGCCACACACAAGCCCGCCAGGGATCAG CACCAACTGCTCAACCAAGCGGCCGGCAATCGCAAGTTCAAATGCACCGAGTGTGGAAAGGCCTTCAAATACAAGCACCATCTGAAGGAGCACCTCCGGATCCACAGCG GTGAAAAACCATACGAGTGCCCCAACTGCAAGAAGCGCTTCTCCCACTCCGGATCCTACAGCTCCCACATCAGTAGCAAAAAGTGCATCGGCCTCATCGCCGTCAACGGCCGAATGCGCAGCAACATGAAGACAGGCTCCTCCCCaacctccgcctcctcctcgcCCACCAACACCGCTATCACCCAGCTGAGGCAGAAGCTGGAGAACGGCAAGCCCCTGGGCCTCCCCGAACACAACAACCACCTGAGCATCAAGGCCGAGCCGCTGGACTTCAACGACTACAAGCTCATGATGACGTCTCATGGATTTGGCGCTTCTGGGCCGTTCATGAACGGAGGCATGGGGGGGAACAGCCCACTGGGGGTTCACCACAACTCCACGGCCCAGAGCCCCTTGCAGCACCTTGGGATCAGCGGGCTGGAGTCGCAGCTCCTGTGTTACCCGGGCCCCATCGGGAACAATCTGAGCGAGGTCCAGAAGGTCCTCCAGATCGTGGACAACACTGTGTGCAGGCAGAAAATGGACTGCAAGCCGGAAGAGCTCTCCAAGCTCAAGGCATACATGAAAGAGCTGGGCTCTCAGGTGGAGGAGCAGAAGCAGATGCTGACGCAAGTCGGGCCTCAGATCGGTCTTCCCCTGGTCAATCACAACGGCGCCACCAAAAGCATCATCGACTACACCTTAGAAAAAGTAAACGAAGCCAAAGCCTGCCTCCAGAGCTTGACCACAGACTCGAAGAGACAGATTAGCAATATCAAACGAGAGAAACCCAACCACATGCTTGAAGGAGGTGTGGAGGAGAAGGTGCAGGAAAATAACATGTTTACACCTTATGCTTGCCAATACTGCAAAGAGACCTTCCCCGGGCCGATACCTCTGCATCAGCACGAACGCTACCTGTGTAAAATGAACGAGGAGATCAAGGCTGTGCTGCAGCCCAGCGAGAACCTGATGCCCAACAAACCGGGGATATTCATGGAGAAAAACGCCCACTTACCCCCCTCCATGTTGTCCGAGAAGGGACTCAACGCACCCCTCAACCCTTACAGGGACCACATGTCTGTGCTGAAGGCGTATTTCGCCATGAACATGGAGCCCAACTCGGAGGAGCTGCTCAAGATTTCCATAGCGGTCGGCCTTCCTCAGGAATTTGTCAAGGAGTGGTTCGAGCAGCGGAAGATGTACCAATACGGCAGCACCAGGACGCCCCCGCTGGAGCACAGGAACAGCATGGACATGGTCCTTGGGACAAACAACCACCACACTCCAACAAAAGACTCTATGGCAGCTAGGTCCCCTGTGTCTCTGGTCAAACCACCGGACTGCATCACCTCGCCCTCCATCGCCGAGTTCCataacaacatcaacaactgtGACAGACATTTGAAAAACCACCACTACGGCGGAAGCGCCAAACCCACGGGTGAAAAGTTGGACCACTCCCGCAGCAACACTCCTTCCCCGCTAAATCTGTCGTCCACATCTTCCAAAAACTCCCACAGCAGCTCGTACACTCCGAACAGCTTGACTTCTGAAGACCTGCAGGCCGAGCCACTGGACCTCTCTCTGCCCAGACTCATGAAGGAACCCAAGCATGCACTGACCGTCAAGAGCCGGCCCAAGGTCAACAGCATCAGCGTCGACCACAGCAGCATCCCCTCCCCTCGAGAGCACTTTGAGGAGCCTCTGAATCTGGCTTATCTCAAGAAGGAATTCTCAGGCTCCACCAACAACGGCAGCCTTGAGAAGAGCACCAGCCCAATCTTCGGCATCAACCCCTTCGCTGCCAAACCCCTGTACACCTCGCTCCCGCCTCAGAGCGCCTTCCCTCCGGCCACCTTCATGCCCCCCATGCAGGCCAGCATACCCGGCCTCAGGCCCTATCCAGGCATGGATCAAATGGGCTTCCTACCACACATGGCCTACACTTACGCAGCAGGGGCGGCGACTTTTGCCGAGATGCAGCACAGGAGGAAGTACCAGCGGAAACCCGGTTTCCAG GGGGACCTGCTCGACGGTACTCCAGATTACATGTCAGGGCTGGACGACATGACAGACCCCGACTCCTGTCTGTCGCGGAAGAAGATTAAGAAGACCGAAAGTG GCAAGAGGCCGCATCAGTGCCAGATCTGCAAGAAAgccttcaaacacaaacaccatcTCATCGAACACTCCAGACTGCACTCCGGGGAGAAACCCTACCAGTGCGACAAGTGTGGGAAGAGGTTCTCCCACTCGGGCTCCTACTCGCAGCACATGAACCACCGCTACTCCTACTGCAAGCGGGAGGCCGAGGAGCGGGAGGCGGCCGAGAGGGAGGCCCGAGAGAAGGGCCACCTGGAGCCCACGGAGCTGCTGATGAGCCGGGCGTACTTGCAGGGCATGACTCCTCAGGGTTACCCGGAGCTGGCGGAGCGCGAGACCATCCTGAGACACGAGGCGGCGGTGAACGGCGGGATCAGAGAGGGACCGAAGGAAGTGGACGGAACGTATGCAAAGATGGGACGGAGGGACGtgtttgaggaggaggaggaggagagtaaGAGCATGGACACGGACCCGGACACGTTGAGGGACGAGGAGGAGAACGGAGAGCACTCGATGGACGATAGCTCGCTGGACGGCAAAACGGAAACCAAATCGGATCACGAGGACACGATGGAGGACGGCGTGTAA